A region from the Phycisphaeraceae bacterium genome encodes:
- the modB gene encoding molybdate ABC transporter permease subunit produces the protein MTELLHPLFLSLEIALSATVLAAIFAVPLAYVLSRRRFPGRSVVEAIVTVPLVLPPTVVGYLIIMTLGSRGWIGRWLHDALGYSILFRFEGAVLAAALVALPMLYLPAKAGFAGVNRDLEDIARLLGSTRWQLFWRVSLPLAGRGIGSGVVLAFARALGEFGATMMVFGLQADRTTLPIVIYLDYEQGQMQKATLAVIALSAASLVFVSVYNRSGLGMQTRTT, from the coding sequence ATGACTGAACTGCTCCACCCACTCTTTCTCTCACTGGAGATCGCGCTTTCGGCGACAGTGCTGGCAGCGATCTTCGCAGTACCGCTGGCGTATGTGCTGAGTCGTCGTCGTTTTCCGGGGCGCAGCGTGGTGGAAGCGATTGTGACGGTGCCGCTGGTACTGCCGCCAACGGTCGTCGGCTACCTGATCATCATGACGCTTGGATCGCGTGGCTGGATCGGCAGATGGCTGCACGATGCGCTGGGATATTCGATTTTGTTCCGGTTCGAGGGGGCGGTGCTGGCGGCGGCACTGGTGGCGCTGCCGATGCTCTATCTGCCCGCCAAGGCTGGTTTCGCAGGTGTTAACCGCGACCTCGAAGACATCGCACGCCTGCTTGGTTCGACTCGTTGGCAACTGTTCTGGCGCGTCAGTCTCCCGCTGGCTGGTCGTGGCATCGGTAGCGGTGTTGTGCTGGCGTTCGCGCGGGCGTTGGGAGAATTCGGTGCGACAATGATGGTGTTTGGGCTTCAGGCAGACCGCACTACGCTGCCCATCGTGATCTATCTCGACTACGAGCAGGGGCAGATGCAGAAAGCGACTCTCGCGGTGATAGCACTGTCAGCAGCTTCGCTGGTGTTTGTCAGCGTGTACAACCGTTCGGGGCTGGGGATGCAGACGCGAACGACATGA